In the genome of Falsirhodobacter halotolerans, one region contains:
- a CDS encoding Hint domain-containing protein, translated as MVEAVKLPVDSTVDATQMAQTMFGSGVQLVSAQYSGNAISKGIYTNGDAVSPGVVPSNSGVILSTGRASDFTADTGSGDANQRGDLTTETNGVDNNPYLNEIAGGETFDGAILEASFIPQGSTLTMQLVFSSEEYPEYAGTGFNDAVAIFVNGERAVLSIGNGDISITNITRGGTNADGNPITPSNENLYVDNAGSQYNTEMDGFTITLTLKAPVNPGQVNNIFIGIADAGDRQFDSNLLIAADSVQTAVIASDFNGEMNVGTSKTFDVLADAQAGAGATLTITQINGQDVVAGDSVVLVSGTVVTLNPDGTLTFDASDTPGTETISYTISDQTGTTDVGFVTVEVAPCFTRGTLIETPTGPVPIEQLRSGDLVETRDNGPQPILWLGHSAIDEKGLKHNPKLKPIRIKAGALGVALPLVDLVVSPQHRILIRSKIAQSMFGIGEVLVAAKQLLSIEGIDVVETASSVDYYHILLAQHDMIFSNGAWTESLFTGPQALKSLSEEGREEIMQIFPELRGEDGRPNPARLFPKGRLCRELADRHAESGLALAY; from the coding sequence ATGGTTGAGGCGGTTAAACTTCCGGTCGATTCGACTGTTGACGCGACCCAAATGGCGCAAACGATGTTCGGGAGCGGTGTGCAGCTTGTCTCTGCACAGTATTCCGGGAATGCGATCTCCAAGGGCATCTATACGAACGGTGACGCTGTCTCCCCGGGCGTCGTTCCATCGAACTCCGGGGTCATCCTGTCGACAGGTCGCGCGTCAGATTTTACAGCAGATACCGGGTCCGGAGACGCCAACCAGCGCGGTGATCTGACAACCGAAACAAATGGTGTCGATAACAATCCATATCTAAATGAGATTGCTGGCGGAGAAACGTTCGACGGTGCTATCCTCGAAGCATCGTTTATCCCTCAGGGATCGACACTGACTATGCAGCTTGTATTCTCGTCAGAAGAATATCCCGAGTATGCAGGCACAGGTTTCAACGATGCTGTCGCGATTTTTGTCAATGGCGAGCGAGCTGTGTTGTCGATCGGTAACGGCGATATCTCGATCACCAACATCACGAGGGGTGGTACGAATGCCGACGGCAATCCGATCACCCCAAGCAACGAAAACCTGTATGTCGACAACGCGGGAAGCCAATACAACACCGAGATGGACGGCTTTACCATCACGCTGACATTGAAAGCGCCTGTCAATCCCGGCCAAGTGAACAACATCTTCATCGGCATCGCGGATGCTGGAGATCGACAGTTTGACTCAAACCTCCTTATTGCGGCCGATAGTGTGCAAACCGCTGTCATTGCTTCTGATTTCAACGGCGAAATGAACGTCGGAACGTCGAAAACATTCGATGTCCTGGCGGATGCACAGGCAGGCGCCGGTGCGACCCTGACAATCACCCAGATCAACGGGCAAGATGTGGTCGCTGGCGATAGTGTCGTGCTTGTGTCAGGCACCGTTGTGACGTTGAACCCGGATGGGACCCTGACATTCGATGCATCCGATACTCCCGGCACGGAGACGATCAGCTATACTATATCGGATCAAACCGGCACGACCGACGTAGGGTTTGTTACGGTCGAGGTCGCGCCTTGCTTCACGCGCGGGACACTGATCGAAACGCCCACAGGTCCGGTTCCGATCGAGCAGTTGAGGTCAGGCGATCTTGTCGAAACGAGAGACAATGGTCCCCAACCGATCCTGTGGCTCGGCCACAGCGCTATCGATGAGAAGGGGTTGAAACATAACCCGAAGCTGAAACCTATACGCATCAAGGCCGGTGCTTTGGGGGTGGCTTTGCCGTTGGTAGATCTGGTTGTGTCACCGCAACACCGCATCCTCATTCGTTCAAAAATCGCGCAGTCGATGTTCGGCATTGGAGAGGTTCTTGTTGCAGCCAAGCAGCTGTTGTCTATCGAAGGCATCGACGTTGTCGAGACCGCCAGCAGTGTCGACTACTACCATATCCTGCTGGCGCAGCATGATATGATTTTCTCGAACGGTGCGTGGACCGAGTCCCTTTTCACGGGCCCCCAAGCGTTGAAATCCTTGTCCGAGGAAGGTCGGGAAGAAATTATGCAGATCTTCCCGGAATTGCGCGGTGAAGACGGGCGTCCGAACCCGGCGCGTTTGTTTCCGAAGGGTCGTTTGTGCCGTGAGTTGGCGGACCGCCATGCGGAAAGCGGTCTGGCTCTTGCCTACTAA
- a CDS encoding twin-arginine translocase TatA/TatE family subunit, with amino-acid sequence MSGAFSLSHILVVAVVALVIFGQGKVAGMMGEIGRGFSAFKRGIAEGEADTTAAPPVSKDPEIR; translated from the coding sequence ATGTCGGGTGCGTTCAGTCTCTCACACATCCTGGTCGTCGCCGTTGTGGCCTTGGTGATCTTTGGACAAGGAAAAGTCGCCGGAATGATGGGCGAGATCGGACGCGGCTTCAGTGCGTTCAAAAGAGGCATAGCCGAAGGTGAAGCGGATACGACCGCAGCACCGCCAGTCTCGAAAGATCCTGAGATCCGCTAA
- a CDS encoding N-acetylmuramidase domain-containing protein, which produces MIPVGFKGRALALAAIDIARIGRRIGVGEDEIRAVIEVETSGGGFDRQGRPKILFEPHVFWRELGAGQKRTAAEGQGLAYPKWGTRPYPADSYPRLELAMKIDARAALRSASWGLGQIMGFNHKAAGYANAGDMVAAFCDAEALHLEAMVRFIQSEGLDDDLRRHDWSGFSRGYNGAGYAQHSYHTRLAAAFKRWQAIPDVLAPDLPKIGLGARGKEVKTAQQRLLVAGHDPRGVDGWFGANTRAVAIDFQSAHGLVPDGIIGPKTWAVLNTEIVA; this is translated from the coding sequence ATGATCCCAGTTGGGTTCAAGGGCCGCGCGCTGGCGCTGGCCGCGATCGATATTGCCCGCATCGGACGGCGCATTGGCGTGGGCGAGGACGAGATCCGCGCCGTGATCGAGGTGGAGACCTCGGGCGGCGGGTTCGACCGCCAGGGCCGCCCTAAGATACTGTTCGAGCCGCATGTGTTCTGGCGCGAGCTTGGCGCCGGGCAGAAGCGCACGGCGGCGGAGGGGCAGGGGCTGGCCTATCCCAAGTGGGGGACACGGCCTTATCCGGCGGACAGTTATCCCCGCTTGGAGCTGGCGATGAAGATCGACGCCCGAGCGGCGCTGCGCTCGGCGTCGTGGGGGTTGGGGCAGATCATGGGGTTCAACCACAAGGCGGCGGGCTATGCCAATGCCGGGGACATGGTGGCCGCGTTCTGTGATGCGGAAGCCCTGCATCTGGAGGCAATGGTGCGGTTCATCCAGTCCGAAGGGCTGGACGATGACCTGCGCCGCCATGACTGGTCCGGCTTCTCGCGGGGCTACAACGGGGCGGGCTATGCGCAGCACAGCTATCACACCCGCCTCGCTGCTGCTTTCAAACGCTGGCAGGCCATCCCGGACGTGCTGGCGCCGGACCTTCCCAAGATCGGCCTTGGGGCGCGGGGCAAGGAGGTGAAGACCGCGCAGCAGCGGCTGCTGGTGGCGGGGCACGATCCCCGCGGCGTCGATGGCTGGTTCGGCGCGAACACCCGCGCGGTCGCCATCGATTTTCAATCCGCCCATGGCCTCGTGCCGGACGGTATCATCGGGCCCAAGACCTGGGCCGTTCTCAACACGGAGATTGTCGCATGA
- a CDS encoding polysaccharide pyruvyl transferase family protein, producing MKIDSETDAYDHVIPPISKRAREAWLKALTNLVAVHSPLAVKTFDRIDGRSDLTSADRIRLDRLRPWIENMKSPSNGDSVENGEIPFGVMGYRCPDHVAASRNIGDWVQTIAMMSHFTRRPNLDYTGERELVDFFSGLRDGVPADRQISGPSKTIRLIEINRDATFHDKLPETVWAFVFGWYFKLPSGKLEFPFPKNIRPIFISFHISNVNHITDEAISYLKDHAPIGCRDLHTVRLLRKKGVECYFSGCVTTTTGGLFEKAKTPSDMPVAYVDATVNKIPDEAVALTNLLDEMKTASLATSLCMARDRLNDYRTKFSKIVTSRLHTYLPSESMGVNIDWLPVHADDRRFDGLAGPNEMNHRQMENRIEEIVRVLLDAVLAGATQTEVYDAYRREVALEIERADNLVSQ from the coding sequence ATGAAAATCGACAGCGAAACGGATGCCTATGATCACGTCATACCGCCAATCTCGAAGCGGGCACGCGAAGCATGGCTGAAGGCGCTCACGAATCTTGTAGCGGTTCATAGTCCGCTGGCTGTGAAAACATTCGACCGGATCGATGGGCGCTCGGACCTTACTTCAGCGGATCGTATCCGATTGGATCGCCTCCGGCCTTGGATTGAAAATATGAAGTCGCCTTCCAACGGTGATTCTGTCGAAAATGGCGAAATTCCGTTTGGCGTGATGGGATATCGGTGTCCCGATCACGTCGCAGCGTCCAGAAACATCGGTGACTGGGTGCAGACTATCGCTATGATGTCGCACTTTACCCGTCGTCCGAACCTCGATTACACCGGCGAGCGTGAGCTTGTTGATTTTTTCAGCGGTCTTCGTGATGGAGTTCCCGCTGATCGCCAAATTTCTGGACCGAGCAAGACAATTCGATTAATCGAAATAAATCGGGATGCAACCTTTCACGATAAATTGCCAGAAACGGTATGGGCGTTTGTTTTCGGGTGGTATTTTAAGCTACCGTCTGGAAAGCTTGAATTTCCATTCCCCAAAAATATACGTCCTATTTTTATTTCGTTCCACATCAGTAACGTAAACCACATCACTGATGAGGCAATTTCGTACTTGAAAGATCATGCCCCGATTGGTTGCCGAGACCTACACACGGTTCGTCTTTTGAGAAAGAAAGGTGTCGAATGCTATTTTTCCGGTTGTGTTACGACCACAACTGGTGGCTTGTTCGAAAAGGCCAAGACTCCAAGTGATATGCCGGTTGCGTATGTTGACGCTACTGTCAACAAAATTCCCGACGAGGCTGTCGCACTGACCAACCTGCTGGACGAAATGAAAACTGCTTCGTTGGCAACATCGCTTTGCATGGCCCGTGATCGCCTCAACGATTATCGAACCAAATTTTCTAAAATTGTAACCTCAAGACTTCATACCTATCTTCCCTCGGAATCGATGGGAGTGAATATTGATTGGCTTCCGGTCCATGCTGACGATCGCCGTTTCGACGGCCTTGCTGGTCCGAACGAGATGAACCATCGGCAAATGGAAAACCGCATCGAAGAGATCGTCCGGGTTCTTTTGGACGCTGTTCTCGCCGGAGCGACACAGACCGAAGTTTACGACGCCTACAGACGTGAAGTCGCGCTGGAGATCGAACGAGCTGACAACTTGGTCTCGCAGTAA
- the tnpB gene encoding IS66 family insertion sequence element accessory protein TnpB (TnpB, as the term is used for proteins encoded by IS66 family insertion elements, is considered an accessory protein, since TnpC, encoded by a neighboring gene, is a DDE family transposase.), whose amino-acid sequence MVATKPIDFRKGHDSLAAMVKNELRKGPFTGTVFVFRAKKADRLKLLYWDATGLVMAYKRLEEHSFTWPAVKDGLLVMNHAQFEALFSGLDWRRVRAIEARALEAVE is encoded by the coding sequence ATGGTAGCGACGAAGCCCATCGACTTCCGCAAGGGCCATGACAGCCTGGCCGCGATGGTCAAAAACGAGCTGCGCAAGGGTCCGTTCACCGGCACGGTCTTTGTGTTCCGGGCCAAGAAAGCGGACCGATTGAAGCTGCTCTACTGGGACGCCACCGGGCTTGTGATGGCTTACAAGCGGCTCGAAGAGCACAGCTTCACCTGGCCTGCGGTGAAGGACGGGCTGCTGGTGATGAACCACGCACAATTCGAAGCCCTGTTCTCCGGGCTGGACTGGCGGCGGGTTCGGGCCATCGAAGCGAGGGCACTGGAGGCGGTGGAATAG